One stretch of Chryseobacterium fluminis DNA includes these proteins:
- a CDS encoding bestrophin family protein, whose protein sequence is MIIRERENWLRMLLIWRGSVLKKIIVQLVTITLFSLAIYFFKGKIFDYKVHLNPTIFTLLGLALAIFMGFCNTASYDRYWEGRKLWGLLVIETRSLTRQIFSLVDGPSKEEKQKIIKMISAFSWSLNDQLRDRQGTKRISHLLSADQMKVLEHKKFIPSIILGFIADWLRQQHKKGYIDTIVLTQLDHQLNQFSNISGGCERIHNTPLPFAYSVLLHRTVYLYCFWLPFGLVDSLGWMMPLIVVLISYTFIALDAIIQEIGEPFGEEENDLALNSICRTIEYSVFEQAEIPQDPLKETDSYIVN, encoded by the coding sequence ATGATTATAAGAGAGCGTGAAAACTGGCTGAGAATGCTTCTTATATGGCGGGGTTCTGTATTAAAAAAAATTATTGTTCAGCTGGTAACGATAACGCTGTTTTCTCTGGCTATCTACTTTTTCAAAGGAAAAATTTTCGATTATAAGGTTCATCTTAATCCTACCATTTTTACGTTATTAGGTCTGGCATTGGCGATATTTATGGGATTCTGTAATACGGCGAGTTACGACCGGTACTGGGAAGGCCGGAAATTGTGGGGATTGCTGGTCATTGAAACCAGATCACTGACCCGTCAGATCTTTTCGCTGGTTGACGGCCCTTCAAAAGAGGAAAAGCAGAAAATAATCAAAATGATTTCAGCGTTCTCCTGGTCTTTGAACGATCAGTTAAGAGACCGGCAGGGGACAAAACGTATTTCCCATCTGCTGTCAGCGGATCAGATGAAAGTACTGGAGCATAAGAAATTTATTCCCAGTATTATTTTAGGATTTATAGCTGACTGGCTTAGACAGCAGCATAAAAAAGGGTATATTGATACGATTGTTCTGACACAGCTGGACCATCAGCTGAACCAGTTTTCTAATATTTCCGGAGGTTGCGAAAGAATTCATAATACCCCACTGCCTTTTGCCTATAGTGTTTTGCTGCATCGTACAGTTTACTTATACTGTTTCTGGCTGCCATTCGGGCTGGTCGACAGTCTCGGATGGATGATGCCGCTTATTGTAGTGTTGATCAGCTATACCTTTATTGCTTTGGATGCCATTATTCAGGAAATTGGCGAACCCTTCGGTGAAGAAGAAAACGATCTTGCTCTTAACAGTATTTGCAGAACCATCGAATATTCTGTTTTTGAACAGGCCGAAATTCCGCAGGATCCTTTAAAAGAAACGGATTCTTATATTGTCAATTGA
- a CDS encoding GAF domain-containing protein yields the protein MSNLYKKDAPFQVFISFKKYLDVLEHIRYNDRLEYRVNYAESLIEKTRNFQELRNGFQDLSLLHKYEDLIKLLLADLFPTGLTNNEIKAASIPLSNITFNYTERFKNILKDAGKDFEIELRDIEDDEFYVFCCCLILQVYFKRDVKSYIPLYYDIPNKQGIMKHYKITVNSDFSDIYPTEDAKIPEDEVIDMLLENLDDTKLWKKYFPSQSWILSGFTIISLVDCTSEVALSDLKSSMIQIDPENFTPDENLKETFKSYFDVPELNFGLMLFNNKEKRLEKVPIYENVFTNHILDFWINTFDEDIRRTTFENFNYNSKPVVVSDVDKLDSAVKKLPSFSILKENNINSFMVIPIMKENELLAIMEFTSPIAHSFNGLKLKKLEFFADMILFSLNRFTFERNNQIEAIIQREYTTIHNSVIWKFRNEAEKYFNAFLAKKIYTLKQISFRNLTPLFGFSDIRSSSEKRFNLMLEDLNQQIDCLHGIFSVLNSDSEKYLLALEIFENELNNEIKADTEQRLQRLLRDEIHPYLQGVLETKATPEIREKIQDYFLQVFSQNDLFYANRKSLDDSITLLNRKLADMLDESQVKAQQIFPHYYERFKSDGVEHNLYIGPNIAPELQYPSKVVQKLRYWQLETVCHMELEFQRFKEDLPISLDIASLIFVYNEKIDIRFRMDEKRFDVDGAYNSYYEIIKKRLDKAHVKDSAERITCPGKITIVYFGLENQREYLEYVSRLQKKGLLKHDVEFLRVQDLQGITGLLALRVSLAENQLTI from the coding sequence TTGTCAAATCTTTATAAGAAAGACGCTCCATTTCAGGTTTTTATCTCATTCAAAAAGTATTTGGATGTGCTGGAACATATCCGGTATAACGATAGACTGGAGTACCGCGTCAATTATGCGGAATCGTTAATTGAGAAAACAAGAAATTTTCAGGAACTGAGAAACGGATTTCAGGACCTGTCATTACTCCACAAATACGAAGATCTTATTAAACTTCTTCTGGCTGATCTTTTCCCTACCGGCTTAACGAATAATGAAATAAAAGCAGCCAGCATTCCGCTGTCTAACATTACATTTAATTATACCGAAAGGTTCAAAAATATCCTTAAAGATGCCGGAAAAGATTTTGAAATAGAACTCAGAGATATTGAAGATGATGAATTCTATGTCTTCTGCTGCTGCCTTATTTTACAGGTTTATTTTAAGAGAGATGTAAAAAGCTATATTCCTCTTTACTATGACATCCCTAATAAACAGGGGATCATGAAGCACTATAAAATTACGGTGAATTCCGACTTCAGTGATATTTATCCTACGGAAGATGCTAAAATCCCGGAAGACGAGGTTATCGATATGCTGCTTGAAAATCTGGACGACACCAAACTCTGGAAAAAATACTTCCCGTCCCAATCATGGATTTTAAGTGGTTTCACGATCATTTCGTTAGTCGACTGTACGTCAGAAGTAGCTTTATCAGACCTGAAATCAAGCATGATACAGATCGATCCGGAAAACTTTACGCCCGATGAAAATTTAAAAGAGACTTTTAAATCCTACTTCGATGTTCCGGAACTTAACTTCGGCCTGATGCTTTTCAACAATAAAGAAAAGAGACTGGAAAAGGTGCCCATCTATGAGAATGTATTTACCAATCATATCCTGGACTTTTGGATTAATACTTTTGATGAGGATATCCGGAGAACAACATTCGAAAATTTCAATTACAATTCAAAACCGGTTGTAGTTTCAGATGTTGACAAGCTGGATTCAGCGGTTAAAAAGTTACCCTCGTTCAGTATTCTGAAGGAAAATAACATTAATAGTTTCATGGTCATTCCGATCATGAAGGAAAATGAGCTTCTGGCCATCATGGAATTTACTTCTCCGATAGCCCATAGTTTCAACGGGTTAAAACTGAAAAAACTGGAGTTTTTTGCAGATATGATACTGTTTTCTCTCAACAGGTTCACTTTCGAGAGAAACAACCAGATCGAAGCCATCATACAGAGGGAGTATACCACCATTCATAACAGTGTCATCTGGAAATTCAGAAATGAAGCCGAAAAATATTTCAATGCTTTTCTCGCTAAGAAAATATATACGTTGAAACAGATCTCGTTCAGAAATCTGACGCCGCTGTTCGGATTTTCCGATATCCGGTCATCATCGGAAAAGCGCTTTAATCTAATGCTGGAAGACCTCAACCAGCAAATCGATTGTCTTCACGGTATTTTTTCTGTCCTAAATTCTGATTCAGAAAAATATCTGTTGGCTCTGGAGATTTTTGAAAATGAATTGAATAATGAAATAAAAGCAGATACAGAACAGCGATTACAACGGCTGCTGAGGGACGAAATTCATCCTTATCTCCAAGGGGTTTTGGAAACCAAAGCAACTCCGGAAATTAGAGAAAAGATTCAGGATTATTTCTTACAGGTCTTCAGTCAGAATGATCTTTTCTATGCCAACAGAAAGAGTCTGGACGATTCTATTACCTTGCTTAACAGGAAACTGGCAGACATGCTGGATGAAAGTCAGGTAAAGGCACAGCAGATTTTTCCGCATTATTATGAAAGATTTAAATCGGATGGAGTCGAACATAATCTTTATATCGGACCTAATATTGCTCCTGAACTCCAATATCCTTCAAAAGTTGTTCAGAAATTAAGATACTGGCAGCTGGAAACGGTCTGTCATATGGAGCTGGAGTTCCAGAGATTCAAAGAAGACCTTCCGATCTCACTGGATATTGCCTCGCTGATTTTTGTTTATAACGAAAAAATAGACATCCGTTTCAGAATGGATGAAAAACGTTTCGATGTCGACGGAGCCTACAATTCCTATTATGAGATCATCAAAAAACGTCTGGATAAAGCGCATGTAAAAGATTCAGCCGAAAGAATTACCTGTCCCGGGAAAATTACCATCGTCTATTTCGGCCTTGAAAACCAGAGAGAATATCTGGAATACGTGAGTAGACTCCAAAAGAAAGGTCTTCTCAAACATGATGTTGAATTTTTGAGAGTACAGGATCTGCAGGGAATTACAGGACTGTTGGCACTCAGAGTTTCACTGGCAGAAAATCAATTGACAATATAA
- a CDS encoding metallophosphoesterase yields MNLSFKTHLKNTSIVLRVALSAGVLYSCATYNVKKGKNLFEVKNSDISSENDFKIFLIGDAGNADEPQARNTLDLLKAKLDSADKNSMLIFLGDNIYPSGMPAENDKDYGLAKQKLENQLAITKDFKGKTLVIPGNHDWYHGLDGLKAQEDFVKKYLNDKKAFLPKNACPIDDINLTKDVKLIVIDTEWALLNWDQQPGINKNCAIKTREDFFDEFKDLINKNQDKRIIVALHHPVISSGTHAGFTSAKTHLYPLKSKVPVPGVASLINVVRSSSGANPEDINSRHYAELSNRLKSIVQDKGNIIFVSGHDHNLQYHEDRNIRQIISGAGSKTAPATIAEKTDFSYGGNGFAILNIRKDHSTDVEYFSTKDSNLKQLSHISVISKPDVFINNFPKTLPPTVSSTVYPKALTEKRKFYRWLWGDHYRKYYGIPVEAPTADLAVLGGGFTPFREGGGNQSNSLRLRAANGQEFVMRGVKKSAVRFLNNMAFKKSTFGSELNNTFPERFLLDFYTTNHPFTPFSVGNLADKLNIYHSNPKLYYIPKQYTLGEYNQNYGDEMYMIEERFSADPVTLASLDNAKDIVSTDDVLKNFNKSYQYSVDQESYIRARIFDMLIGDWDRHSDQWKWAEYQNGNQVVYKPIPRDRDQAFSKYDGTAFKVIMNVPAIRHMKTFKDDIKNVKWVNMEPYPLDLIFLKGSTEEEWIAQAKYIQEHLTDRDIDEAFTNMPTEVKDETLADIQRKLKSRIKKLQDYAAGYYNVLQKKVPLAGTVNPDKFVITKTGHSVNVKQYKLDKKQENPELVFEKTYDDSKTRELWIYGLEDDDIYEVSGDGKPKMNIRLIGGYNHDTYNVANGSKVRIYDFKSQKNTYNTRGAVKNISDDYDINTYNYKHPRYSFFAGYPNADYNPDDGVIIGLVANYTVNNFIRAPYTQKHSLKSNFYTATGGFNLVYRGIFKKAISGWDFNLDASYTTPRYAENFFGLSNESEYDKKETEREFNRARISKFFFAPSVSKKSWMNLENKFQLTFENNKVQRNGDRFVDLSSDVRPEVFNNQQFGGANYTLSYKNLDNNAFPTLGTELMLNADWKTNLSDFNKNFVTLTGRLTIDHRIDKRGNFVFANSSNVRWINNNNFEFYQAAAIGGNNGMRAFRNDRFSGRSYFTNNSEIRWDFGRVRNNIVPANMGVLLGYDIGRVWNDGEESRKWHQSVGAGFWLSIVEMFSARLNYFYGSDGGRVSAGVGMTF; encoded by the coding sequence ATGAATTTATCCTTTAAAACTCATCTAAAAAATACTTCTATTGTCCTTAGAGTAGCTTTATCTGCCGGAGTGCTTTATTCCTGCGCAACATATAACGTAAAAAAGGGTAAAAACTTATTCGAAGTAAAAAATTCTGATATATCATCAGAAAACGACTTTAAAATCTTTTTAATCGGTGATGCAGGAAATGCAGACGAGCCACAGGCCCGCAACACTTTAGACCTGCTTAAAGCAAAGCTGGATTCTGCCGATAAAAATTCTATGCTGATCTTTTTAGGAGATAATATCTATCCTTCCGGAATGCCCGCCGAAAATGACAAAGATTACGGTCTGGCAAAACAGAAGCTTGAAAATCAGCTTGCCATAACTAAAGATTTCAAGGGAAAAACCTTAGTCATTCCCGGCAATCATGATTGGTACCATGGTTTAGACGGCTTAAAAGCACAGGAAGATTTTGTTAAAAAATATCTGAATGATAAAAAAGCATTTCTTCCGAAAAATGCATGCCCTATTGATGATATTAATCTTACCAAAGATGTCAAATTAATTGTTATCGATACCGAATGGGCTTTATTAAACTGGGATCAGCAGCCGGGAATTAATAAAAACTGCGCTATTAAAACCAGGGAAGATTTTTTTGACGAATTTAAAGATCTGATCAATAAAAACCAGGATAAAAGAATTATCGTTGCACTGCATCATCCGGTGATCAGCAGCGGCACACATGCCGGATTTACTTCGGCGAAGACACATCTTTATCCCCTAAAAAGTAAAGTCCCTGTTCCCGGGGTGGCAAGTTTAATTAATGTTGTGAGAAGTTCTTCAGGAGCTAATCCTGAAGATATTAACAGCCGGCATTATGCAGAGCTTTCCAACCGTTTAAAAAGTATTGTTCAGGATAAGGGAAATATCATTTTCGTGTCCGGACATGACCATAATTTGCAATATCATGAAGACCGTAACATCAGGCAGATCATCAGCGGAGCAGGTTCAAAAACAGCGCCTGCCACCATCGCTGAAAAAACAGATTTTTCATATGGCGGTAACGGTTTTGCCATTTTAAATATCCGGAAAGATCACAGTACTGATGTTGAATATTTTTCAACAAAAGACAGTAATTTAAAACAGCTTTCCCATATCTCCGTTATTTCAAAACCAGATGTGTTTATTAATAATTTCCCTAAAACACTGCCACCAACAGTATCTTCTACCGTTTATCCTAAAGCATTAACTGAGAAGAGAAAGTTTTACCGCTGGCTCTGGGGAGATCATTACCGCAAATATTACGGAATACCGGTTGAAGCGCCCACGGCCGACCTGGCTGTGCTCGGTGGTGGATTTACCCCTTTTAGGGAAGGCGGCGGAAATCAGTCTAACAGTTTAAGACTGAGAGCGGCAAACGGGCAGGAATTTGTCATGAGAGGCGTGAAAAAAAGTGCGGTCCGGTTTCTGAACAATATGGCCTTTAAAAAAAGTACATTCGGAAGTGAGCTCAACAATACCTTTCCTGAAAGATTCCTGCTGGATTTTTATACGACCAATCATCCATTCACTCCTTTTTCAGTAGGAAATCTAGCGGATAAACTTAATATTTATCACAGTAACCCTAAACTCTACTATATTCCGAAACAATATACATTGGGAGAGTATAATCAAAACTACGGTGATGAAATGTATATGATTGAAGAACGTTTTTCTGCTGATCCCGTAACTTTGGCATCGCTAGATAATGCCAAAGATATTGTTTCTACAGATGACGTTCTGAAGAACTTCAACAAAAGTTATCAATATTCTGTCGACCAGGAATCCTACATCCGGGCAAGAATTTTCGATATGCTGATCGGCGATTGGGACAGACACTCTGATCAGTGGAAATGGGCAGAATATCAGAATGGAAATCAGGTTGTGTATAAGCCTATCCCCAGAGACAGAGATCAGGCGTTCAGTAAATATGACGGTACTGCCTTTAAAGTCATCATGAATGTTCCGGCCATCCGCCATATGAAGACCTTTAAAGATGACATTAAAAATGTAAAGTGGGTAAATATGGAGCCATACCCGCTGGATCTTATCTTTTTGAAAGGATCTACGGAAGAGGAATGGATAGCACAGGCAAAGTATATTCAGGAGCATCTGACAGACCGGGATATTGATGAAGCTTTCACCAATATGCCCACGGAGGTTAAAGATGAAACACTGGCTGATATCCAAAGGAAATTAAAATCAAGAATAAAAAAACTACAGGATTACGCCGCAGGTTATTATAATGTTCTGCAGAAAAAAGTACCGCTGGCAGGGACTGTAAATCCTGATAAATTTGTTATTACCAAAACAGGACACTCTGTCAATGTAAAACAATATAAACTGGACAAAAAACAGGAAAATCCGGAACTGGTCTTCGAAAAAACATATGATGATTCCAAAACAAGAGAACTTTGGATTTACGGTTTGGAAGACGATGACATTTATGAAGTTTCAGGTGACGGAAAACCTAAAATGAACATCAGGTTAATTGGTGGTTACAATCATGATACCTATAATGTTGCCAATGGAAGCAAGGTGAGAATTTATGACTTTAAATCTCAGAAGAACACATACAATACACGCGGAGCTGTAAAAAATATTTCCGATGATTATGATATCAATACGTATAATTACAAGCATCCCCGATACAGCTTTTTCGCAGGATACCCGAATGCAGATTACAATCCCGATGACGGAGTGATCATTGGTCTTGTTGCCAATTATACCGTCAATAATTTCATCCGTGCTCCGTATACTCAAAAACATAGTCTGAAATCTAATTTTTATACTGCAACAGGAGGTTTCAATCTTGTGTACAGGGGAATATTTAAGAAAGCCATTTCAGGCTGGGATTTTAATCTTGATGCCTCTTACACGACGCCCCGCTATGCAGAAAATTTCTTTGGGCTCTCTAATGAAAGTGAATATGATAAGAAAGAAACAGAAAGAGAGTTCAACAGAGCCAGAATTTCCAAGTTTTTCTTTGCCCCTTCTGTTTCAAAGAAAAGCTGGATGAACCTGGAAAATAAATTCCAGCTGACTTTTGAAAACAATAAAGTACAGAGAAACGGCGACCGTTTTGTAGATCTTTCTTCTGATGTGAGACCTGAAGTATTCAATAACCAGCAATTTGGAGGAGCAAATTATACCTTAAGTTACAAAAACCTGGACAATAATGCCTTTCCTACCTTAGGAACGGAGTTGATGCTGAATGCAGACTGGAAAACCAATCTTTCAGATTTTAATAAAAACTTTGTTACCTTAACGGGAAGATTGACAATTGATCACAGAATTGATAAAAGAGGAAATTTTGTTTTTGCTAACTCGAGCAATGTAAGGTGGATCAACAATAATAATTTTGAATTTTACCAGGCTGCGGCCATTGGTGGAAATAATGGGATGAGAGCCTTCAGAAACGACCGCTTTTCGGGGAGATCTTATTTTACCAATAACTCTGAGATCCGTTGGGACTTCGGAAGAGTGAGAAATAATATAGTTCCTGCCAATATGGGTGTATTACTCGGCTACGATATCGGAAGAGTCTGGAATGACGGCGAAGAATCCCGAAAATGGCATCAGTCGGTTGGAGCAGGATTCTGGCTAAGCATTGTTGAAATGTTTTCTGCCAGATTGAATTATTTCTACGGTTCAGATGGCGGAAGGGTTTCTGCGGGCGTGGGAATGACTTTCTAA
- a CDS encoding complex I subunit 4 family protein, protein MSGLLLTLLLLPLVGSGLVFAWKSNSSKYLALGIALIQMLVTFYIASDFNFGPTVDSSLQYEITYPWSQFIKSTLHFGIDGMSLLLLLLTNILAPIIILSSFNENVSYRNTFYGLILLMQFGLVGVFTSLDGLLFYIFWEVTLIPIWFIAGLWGQENKRFEFTTKFFVYTFVGSLFMLAGLIYVYNHSASFALTDLYNAQLNETQQTVVFWFIFFAFAVKLPVFPFHTWQPDTYTYSPTQGSMLLSGIMLKMAIYGVMRYLLPITPIPIAGISGQIVIILAIIGIVHGALIAIVQTDMKKIIAYSSFSHVGLMVAGIFASAIVTLRGTFNIEGAEGALVQTFAHGINVAGLFYCCDILYKRFKSRDIRQMGGLARVAPKFAVLFLIIILGSMGVPLTNGFIGEFILLKSVYDFNGLAAVVAGLTVILCAVYLLRFYGRAMFGQGDDAVLSTAKDLSAVEFSVLASLAVFVIVLGIFPQPVIEMVNSSLKFIYQSMVS, encoded by the coding sequence ATGTCTGGTTTATTATTAACATTATTACTATTACCTCTAGTAGGTTCGGGATTAGTTTTCGCTTGGAAGAGTAATTCCAGCAAATATTTGGCACTGGGAATTGCTTTGATTCAGATGCTTGTAACGTTTTATATCGCATCGGATTTCAATTTTGGGCCGACGGTAGACAGCTCTTTACAGTATGAGATCACGTACCCATGGTCGCAGTTTATCAAAAGTACGCTTCACTTCGGAATCGATGGGATGAGCTTGCTTCTTTTATTGCTGACTAATATTCTGGCGCCTATTATTATTTTATCTTCTTTTAATGAAAATGTAAGCTACAGAAATACATTCTACGGTCTGATCCTGCTGATGCAGTTTGGATTGGTAGGTGTTTTCACTTCGCTTGACGGACTGTTATTCTACATTTTCTGGGAAGTAACTTTGATTCCGATCTGGTTTATTGCCGGACTTTGGGGACAGGAAAATAAAAGATTTGAGTTTACTACGAAATTCTTCGTATATACATTCGTTGGGTCATTATTCATGTTAGCCGGATTGATTTATGTTTACAATCACTCTGCATCTTTTGCGCTGACAGATTTATACAATGCCCAATTAAATGAGACACAACAGACGGTGGTGTTCTGGTTTATCTTTTTTGCCTTTGCAGTAAAATTACCTGTGTTTCCTTTCCATACCTGGCAGCCGGATACCTATACTTATTCTCCGACTCAGGGATCAATGCTTTTGTCAGGGATTATGCTTAAGATGGCAATTTATGGGGTTATGCGTTATCTTTTACCCATCACTCCCATCCCGATTGCAGGAATTTCAGGACAGATTGTTATTATTCTGGCCATCATCGGAATTGTACACGGTGCATTGATCGCCATTGTGCAGACTGATATGAAGAAGATCATTGCGTATTCATCTTTTTCTCACGTAGGATTAATGGTGGCAGGTATCTTCGCTTCTGCGATCGTTACCCTGAGAGGAACTTTCAATATTGAAGGTGCTGAAGGAGCACTGGTGCAGACGTTTGCTCACGGGATCAACGTGGCTGGTCTGTTCTACTGTTGTGATATTTTATACAAGAGATTTAAATCCAGAGACATCAGACAAATGGGAGGTCTTGCCAGAGTAGCTCCTAAATTTGCTGTGCTGTTCCTGATTATTATACTGGGTTCAATGGGCGTTCCGTTGACCAATGGATTTATCGGAGAATTTATCTTGTTGAAATCGGTGTATGATTTCAACGGATTGGCAGCAGTGGTTGCAGGTCTTACGGTAATTCTTTGTGCAGTATACTTATTGAGATTTTACGGAAGAGCCATGTTCGGACAGGGAGATGATGCGGTATTGAGTACAGCAAAAGATTTATCTGCAGTAGAATTCTCCGTATTGGCAAGTTTAGCGGTTTTTGTGATTGTACTGGGTATTTTCCCGCAACCGGTAATCGAAATGGTGAATAGTTCGTTGAAGTTTATCTACCAGTCAATGGTAAGCTAA
- a CDS encoding NADH-quinone oxidoreductase subunit N, with the protein MSVLIIVFLTAVVALFSGVFEQGKFARYIGILGLIIALYVSFMPEYAFFEKYRHMYEYTANTALFTKISIVTTLLLFFLGGFAFSNHRSHQSELYALMLFALCGGIILFGYQNLVTLFLGVEILSIPLYVMAGANKTDLRSNEASIKYFLMGAFATGFLLFGIAFIYGSVGSFDLYKIQDFGVSNPKDVMFILGVLLILCALAFKVALAPFHMWSPDVYFGAPSLITAFMASVVKISGFFALFRLMTIGFGGVTAEWINVFGVFLIITLLLANVMGLAQTNAKRMLAYSSVSHAGYIGLVFYGMTSLSTYNLAFYLFAYSLSTVGVFMCLIYVEKLKRETSFGAFKGLAKSEPLLATVAAISMLSMAGIPLTAGFMGKFALFSQAMNSNHGVFLVLVAVLGSAVSIAYYLRLIISMFFFKESTFKSSEKVTVTYNIVAVVIIASVIILGVAPDLFAGVFGL; encoded by the coding sequence ATGAGTGTTTTAATTATTGTTTTCCTAACGGCAGTTGTTGCGTTATTTTCAGGAGTTTTTGAACAAGGGAAATTCGCAAGATACATTGGGATTTTGGGATTAATCATCGCATTATATGTAAGTTTCATGCCGGAATATGCTTTTTTCGAAAAGTACAGACACATGTATGAGTATACTGCAAATACTGCTTTATTTACTAAGATATCAATCGTAACGACATTATTACTATTCTTCTTGGGCGGTTTTGCATTCAGCAACCACAGAAGCCACCAGTCAGAATTATACGCGCTGATGCTTTTTGCATTATGCGGTGGAATCATCCTTTTCGGATACCAGAACTTAGTAACGCTGTTCCTGGGCGTAGAAATCCTTTCTATTCCTTTGTATGTCATGGCGGGTGCTAATAAAACTGATTTAAGATCCAACGAAGCATCAATTAAATATTTCCTGATGGGTGCCTTCGCAACGGGTTTCTTACTGTTCGGTATCGCATTTATCTATGGAAGTGTCGGAAGTTTCGATTTATATAAAATCCAGGATTTTGGAGTTTCAAACCCTAAAGATGTCATGTTCATTTTAGGTGTTTTACTGATCCTTTGTGCACTGGCATTCAAAGTGGCACTGGCACCTTTCCACATGTGGAGTCCTGATGTTTACTTCGGAGCGCCTTCATTAATCACGGCTTTCATGGCAAGTGTGGTAAAAATATCAGGATTTTTTGCACTGTTCAGATTAATGACCATAGGGTTTGGTGGTGTTACCGCAGAATGGATTAATGTTTTCGGCGTATTCCTGATTATCACTTTGCTTTTGGCCAATGTGATGGGTCTGGCTCAGACCAATGCGAAAAGAATGCTGGCCTACTCTTCGGTTTCTCATGCAGGATACATCGGATTAGTTTTCTACGGAATGACAAGCCTCTCTACTTATAATTTAGCATTCTATCTGTTTGCTTATTCTTTATCAACAGTTGGGGTATTCATGTGTCTGATTTATGTTGAAAAACTGAAAAGAGAAACTTCATTCGGCGCATTCAAAGGATTGGCAAAATCTGAACCTTTACTGGCGACAGTAGCCGCAATTTCTATGCTATCCATGGCTGGAATTCCGTTAACGGCTGGTTTCATGGGGAAATTTGCTTTATTCTCCCAGGCTATGAATTCCAATCACGGCGTGTTCCTTGTATTGGTGGCCGTTCTTGGTTCAGCAGTTTCAATAGCGTATTACCTGAGATTAATAATCTCCATGTTCTTCTTTAAAGAAAGCACATTTAAATCTTCAGAGAAAGTAACGGTTACCTACAATATTGTTGCGGTGGTCATCATTGCATCAGTGATTATATTAGGCGTTGCTCCGGATTTATTTGCAGGAGTATTCGGATTATAA
- a CDS encoding Pycsar system effector family protein, whose translation MNILNKAKDYVEILFKDKLSSVYFYHNFIHTTYTVNKAEEIMKNTPVSTEDQEKVLLALWFHDTGYIKCAQNHEESGVVIMKDFLIKEKYPHAYIDDVAQLILATKITYEPQNLLEKIVKDADCSHFASHNYNDISDALRKEWELTNVRCFSNDEWNAGNIDMLKNKHQFYTDYAKQNWGPLKEKNIKKIEKKLEKEDSKKDSSENKKDKEKESKSDRSVDTLFRVTLNNHTRLSDIADSKANILLSVNAIIISVCLSVLVPKLDAPKNSHLIIPSFILLLSSVLTIIFAILSTKPNVTKARFTLQDVADRKVNLLFFGNFNSMPFGDYHHAMKDLIKDRDYIYDSMVKDLYYLGKVLDRKYKLLSITYKIFMAGIIISVLSFGYAFLSL comes from the coding sequence ATGAACATTTTAAACAAAGCTAAAGATTATGTTGAAATCTTATTCAAAGATAAGTTATCTTCGGTATATTTTTATCATAATTTTATTCATACTACCTATACGGTAAATAAGGCCGAGGAAATTATGAAAAATACCCCTGTTTCTACGGAGGATCAGGAAAAAGTATTATTGGCGTTATGGTTTCACGATACGGGCTACATCAAATGCGCACAGAATCATGAAGAGAGTGGAGTAGTGATCATGAAGGATTTTCTGATAAAGGAAAAGTATCCCCATGCTTATATCGATGATGTAGCACAGTTGATCTTAGCTACGAAAATTACCTATGAACCTCAGAATCTACTGGAGAAAATCGTGAAAGATGCCGACTGCAGTCATTTTGCGAGTCACAATTATAATGATATTTCTGATGCTTTGCGAAAAGAGTGGGAGCTTACCAATGTAAGATGTTTCTCTAATGATGAATGGAATGCCGGAAATATTGACATGCTGAAGAATAAGCATCAATTCTATACGGATTATGCTAAGCAAAACTGGGGGCCTCTGAAAGAGAAGAATATTAAGAAAATTGAAAAAAAGCTGGAAAAAGAGGACAGTAAAAAAGACAGTTCGGAAAATAAGAAAGATAAAGAAAAGGAATCGAAATCAGACCGCAGTGTTGATACTCTGTTTAGAGTAACCCTGAATAATCACACGAGGCTGAGCGATATTGCAGACAGTAAAGCCAATATTCTGCTGTCTGTAAATGCGATTATCATTTCGGTATGTCTTTCTGTACTGGTTCCGAAACTGGATGCTCCGAAAAACTCCCACCTGATTATTCCCAGTTTTATACTTTTGCTTTCAAGCGTTTTAACGATCATTTTTGCGATCTTATCTACAAAGCCTAATGTTACTAAAGCAAGATTTACGCTTCAGGATGTAGCAGACCGTAAGGTAAACCTGTTGTTTTTTGGAAACTTCAACAGTATGCCTTTCGGTGATTATCATCACGCGATGAAAGACTTGATCAAGGACAGGGATTATATTTATGATTCTATGGTAAAAGACCTGTATTACTTAGGAAAAGTCCTGGATCGTAAGTATAAACTTCTCTCGATAACCTATAAGATCTTTATGGCAGGAATTATTATTTCCGTACTCTCTTTTGGTTATGCTTTTCTTTCTCTTTAA